From the genome of Qingrenia yutianensis, one region includes:
- a CDS encoding DUF6133 family protein: MLSKENFKNKLCDKSGQGALDTAVVVLISIVLGALILAGLYALLDDTVLPTLTTKIQEMFNYTN; the protein is encoded by the coding sequence ATCTTGTCAAAAGAAAACTTTAAGAACAAACTGTGCGATAAAAGCGGTCAGGGGGCTTTGGACACAGCTGTGGTCGTGCTTATCAGCATAGTTTTGGGCGCACTCATACTTGCCGGGCTTTACGCTTTGCTTGATGACACGGTACTCCCGACATTGACTACCAAAATTCAGGAAATGTTCAACTATACAAACTAA